One genomic window of Sphingomonas sp. C3-2 includes the following:
- a CDS encoding globin-coupled sensor protein, which produces MSTREVADRLEFCEMGEGQRAILATAKPVLEKCIGPALDRFYARAARTPETAKFFKDHNHMSRAKSAQVGHWQTILSGRFDEEYYESVRRIGSVHARIGLSPRWYIGGYSLIVEELIKGIERGYSPLRQLFRLGRGPGPATVAAAVVKAALLDMELSISIYFEVADNERQEAISRAGRALAGLADGNLVDALDGLPTNFAALSASYNDAIAKLRQTIHTVSRSAEGIQTGSREIAQASEDLARRTESNAASLEQASATLVQVEERVKVTAANARSTAEGADLAINAVEEGRSIAETAVQAMARVSESARGIDQVIEGVDKIAFQTRVLAMNAAVEAGRAGEAGRGFAVVADLVSSLAMRSEEEARRARGGLTATQAEIASAVDAVTRVDRALEGISSEVGKVHGLLGQMSSDNTAQSNAISEITETIGVMDRSTQQNAAMVEETSAAARNLSDEVSVLASQTNQFRTDEQAAAIRARRAA; this is translated from the coding sequence ATGAGCACGCGGGAAGTGGCCGATCGCCTTGAATTTTGCGAAATGGGCGAGGGCCAGCGTGCCATTCTGGCGACTGCGAAGCCGGTACTGGAAAAATGCATCGGTCCGGCGCTCGATCGTTTCTATGCGCGCGCCGCACGGACGCCAGAAACTGCGAAGTTCTTCAAGGACCACAATCATATGAGCCGCGCCAAATCGGCGCAGGTGGGACATTGGCAGACGATTCTGAGCGGCCGCTTCGACGAGGAATATTATGAGAGCGTGCGCCGCATCGGATCGGTCCATGCGCGCATCGGCTTGTCGCCGCGCTGGTATATTGGTGGATATTCGCTGATCGTCGAGGAATTGATCAAGGGGATCGAGCGGGGCTATTCGCCGCTGCGCCAGCTTTTCCGGCTGGGGCGTGGCCCCGGTCCGGCGACTGTGGCGGCCGCCGTCGTCAAGGCGGCGCTGCTCGATATGGAACTGTCGATCTCGATCTATTTCGAGGTTGCGGACAATGAGCGGCAGGAGGCAATCAGCCGCGCGGGGCGGGCGCTTGCCGGTCTTGCTGACGGTAATCTTGTCGATGCGCTGGACGGGCTGCCGACCAATTTCGCGGCACTTTCGGCATCTTATAACGATGCGATCGCCAAGCTGCGCCAGACGATCCACACGGTGTCGCGCAGCGCCGAGGGCATCCAGACGGGATCGCGCGAGATTGCGCAGGCATCGGAAGATCTGGCGCGCCGCACCGAAAGCAACGCCGCGAGCCTTGAGCAGGCGAGCGCGACGCTGGTTCAGGTTGAGGAGCGGGTGAAGGTGACTGCCGCCAATGCGCGCTCGACCGCCGAGGGCGCCGATCTTGCGATCAATGCCGTGGAGGAAGGCCGTTCGATCGCGGAAACCGCAGTGCAGGCAATGGCGCGGGTGAGCGAAAGCGCACGCGGGATCGATCAGGTGATCGAGGGTGTCGACAAGATCGCGTTCCAGACGCGGGTTCTGGCCATGAACGCGGCAGTCGAGGCGGGCCGTGCAGGTGAGGCCGGGCGCGGTTTCGCCGTGGTAGCCGATCTGGTCAGCTCGCTTGCCATGCGTTCGGAAGAGGAAGCTCGTCGTGCGCGCGGTGGCCTGACGGCAACCCAGGCCGAGATCGCTTCGGCGGTGGATGCGGTGACGCGGGTCGACCGCGCGCTTGAGGGGATTTCGTCCGAAGTGGGCAAGGTGCACGGGCTTTTGGGCCAGATGTCGAGCGACAATACCGCCCAGTCCAACGCGATTTCCGAAATCACCGAGACGATCGGCGTGATGGATCGTTCGACCCAGCAGAACGCGGCGATGGTGGAAGAAACTTCGGCCGCCGCGCGCAACCTTTCCGATGAGGTGAGCGTACTGGCATCGCAGACCAACCAGTTCCGTACGGACGAGCAAGCTGCCGCAATTCGCGCACGCAGGGCAGCCTGA
- a CDS encoding XRE family transcriptional regulator has protein sequence MSARQKRQLPALLSQLKSDLKVAGHGIRSIAQALDVGETSVKRWLAGDGLSADRLEDLCLLAGTSLSELAERACRPPADLSEQLTLAQEQALTEDAFLSFIFFHILGGGAPEDAIVDFGIPRRAVEEKLERLERLALIDRLPSGRTRALIHRQAAWRRGPMRAHFDRHLKRQFVEMDYISADAMYTSNTFKLSPVGLSRLDELMEYVRLELLALVEEDRPNSRLSGKWYTSLFAAREMDTSPLRNIARPRTT, from the coding sequence ATGAGCGCCCGCCAGAAACGCCAGCTTCCTGCCCTGCTTTCGCAGCTGAAAAGCGATCTGAAGGTGGCGGGCCACGGAATACGCTCGATCGCGCAAGCGCTGGATGTCGGCGAAACCAGCGTCAAGCGCTGGCTCGCGGGCGACGGGCTGTCCGCTGACCGGCTGGAGGATCTCTGCCTGCTGGCCGGCACCAGCCTCAGCGAGCTTGCCGAACGCGCCTGCCGTCCCCCTGCCGATCTGTCCGAACAGCTTACGCTCGCACAGGAACAGGCGCTCACCGAAGATGCCTTCCTGTCCTTCATCTTCTTCCACATATTGGGTGGCGGCGCGCCCGAGGATGCGATTGTCGATTTCGGCATCCCGCGCCGGGCGGTCGAGGAAAAGCTCGAACGGCTCGAACGGCTCGCCCTCATCGATCGGCTGCCGAGCGGACGCACCCGCGCGCTCATCCATCGCCAGGCGGCATGGCGGCGCGGCCCGATGCGCGCGCATTTCGACCGCCATCTGAAACGGCAGTTCGTCGAGATGGACTATATTTCGGCCGATGCGATGTACACGTCGAACACCTTCAAGCTGTCCCCGGTCGGCCTGTCGCGGCTCGACGAGCTGATGGAATATGTCCGGCTCGAACTCTTGGCGCTGGTCGAAGAGGATCGTCCCAATTCACGCCTTTCGGGCAAATGGTACACCAGCCTGTTCGCCGCGCGCGAAATGGATACCAGCCCGCTGCGCAACATCGCCCGGCCGCGAACGACATAA
- a CDS encoding nuclear transport factor 2 family protein — protein MSPNEVADHLALRQTAELYAVGADRRDKAIWSQVLTDDIEITGPGFGSKGIEDVLKSLDYLAQFYAKTQHRVHNQIVSIDGDSATGETYSTADHLTITDGKGELLCWSIRYQDQWRKVDGAWRFSRRELIVDWEEKRAL, from the coding sequence ATGTCTCCCAATGAAGTCGCCGATCATCTCGCGCTGCGGCAGACCGCCGAGCTTTATGCGGTTGGCGCGGATCGCCGCGACAAGGCGATCTGGTCGCAGGTGCTGACCGACGATATCGAGATTACCGGTCCCGGCTTCGGCTCGAAGGGGATCGAGGATGTGCTGAAGAGCCTCGACTATCTCGCGCAATTCTATGCCAAGACGCAGCACCGCGTGCACAACCAGATCGTGTCGATCGATGGCGATAGCGCGACGGGCGAAACCTATAGCACCGCCGATCACCTCACCATCACCGACGGCAAGGGTGAACTGCTTTGCTGGTCGATCCGCTATCAGGATCAGTGGCGCAAGGTGGACGGGGCGTGGCGCTTCAGCCGCCGCGAACTGATTGTCGACTGGGAGGAAAAACGCGCGCTCTAA
- a CDS encoding HpcH/HpaI aldolase/citrate lyase family protein, whose amino-acid sequence MIRPRRSALYLPASNARAIEKARTLDADVVILDLEDAVAPEMKLAARDAAVAAAREGGFGNRELVIRVNGLDTEWGRDDLAAVAHSNADAVLAPKVSSAEDVARYAAGLGGKPLWAMIETCAAMFQLAPIASAARAARLECFVMGTNDLAKEMRIRLTADRTPFHPFLSMSVAAARMAGIAVLDGVCNAIEDVAQLQAACAEGVAFGFDGKTLIHPAQIAIANAAFAPSEAELAEAQAIIAAFADPENAGKGAIRVNGKMTERLHLVQAEQAVAVAAAIAAR is encoded by the coding sequence ATGATCCGCCCCCGCCGCAGCGCCCTGTATCTGCCCGCTTCCAACGCCCGCGCGATTGAAAAGGCGCGCACGCTTGATGCCGACGTCGTCATCCTCGATCTGGAAGATGCGGTGGCGCCGGAAATGAAGCTGGCGGCGCGCGATGCTGCGGTGGCGGCCGCGCGCGAAGGCGGTTTTGGAAACCGCGAACTGGTGATCCGCGTGAACGGGCTCGATACCGAATGGGGGCGGGATGACCTTGCCGCCGTGGCGCATTCGAATGCGGATGCCGTGCTTGCCCCCAAGGTCAGCTCCGCCGAGGATGTGGCACGCTATGCTGCCGGGCTGGGTGGCAAGCCGCTCTGGGCGATGATCGAGACGTGCGCTGCCATGTTCCAGCTGGCGCCGATTGCCTCTGCCGCACGCGCCGCCAGGCTTGAATGCTTCGTGATGGGGACCAACGATCTCGCCAAGGAAATGCGGATCCGCCTCACGGCCGATCGCACGCCCTTTCACCCCTTTCTGTCAATGTCGGTTGCGGCGGCGCGCATGGCAGGGATCGCGGTGCTCGACGGTGTGTGCAACGCGATCGAGGATGTGGCGCAATTGCAGGCAGCGTGCGCGGAAGGAGTCGCCTTTGGCTTTGACGGCAAGACGCTGATCCACCCGGCGCAGATCGCGATTGCCAATGCCGCCTTTGCCCCGAGCGAAGCCGAACTGGCTGAGGCACAGGCGATCATAGCGGCCTTTGCCGATCCCGAAAACGCGGGCAAGGGCGCGATCCGTGTGAATGGCAAGATGACCGAGCGGCTTCATCTGGTGCAGGCCGAGCAGGCCGTGGCGGTTGCCGCGGCCATTGCCGCGCGCTGA
- a CDS encoding HU family DNA-binding protein, with translation MNNSDLAEKIAADNGLTKADARKVVDAVFAAITDAAAAGEEIAINGFGKFKVKESAAREGRNPATGETIQIAASKKLGFTAAKAVKDKLNG, from the coding sequence GTGAACAACAGCGACCTCGCCGAGAAAATTGCAGCCGACAACGGCCTGACCAAGGCTGATGCCCGCAAGGTTGTCGACGCTGTCTTCGCCGCGATCACCGATGCAGCTGCCGCTGGCGAAGAAATCGCCATCAACGGCTTCGGCAAGTTCAAGGTCAAGGAAAGCGCCGCCCGCGAAGGCCGCAATCCCGCGACCGGCGAAACCATCCAGATCGCCGCTTCGAAGAAGCTGGGCTTCACGGCTGCCAAGGCCGTCAAGGACAAGCTGAACGGCTGA
- a CDS encoding flavin-containing monooxygenase, producing the protein MEHFDVLIVGAGISGIGAACHLRANCPDKSFLILEGRPNLGGTWDLFRYPGIRSDSDMYTLGYAFKPWTNAKAIADGPAILNYLHETVDENGLAPHIRYQRQAKAASWSTAEARWTVEIACRDTGAVERVTCNFLFMCSGYYNYEAGYTPEFEGVEAFRGRIVHPQKWTDDIDYSGKRVVVIGSGATAVTLVPEMAKQAGHVTMLQRSPTYVVSRPAEDKIANSLRRHLPAKLAYGITRWKNVLLGMALYKLARSRPEKVKGKIVEAARGALGPDYDVETHFTPRYNPWDQRVCLVPDGDLFHAIRDGQASVVTDRIARFTENGILLESGKELPADLVVTATGLSLQLMSDIALSVDGKPVDASKALNYKGMMFSGIPNLASTFGYTNASWTLKADLTALYVCRLLQHMDRSGWRQCTPMLDDPSVTEEPFLDFTSGYVQRALEKFPRQGSKKPWKLYQNYVLDVFALKWGKVDDGTMVFSNRDADVRKGAVRTLSTGEPVNLVAQ; encoded by the coding sequence GTGGAGCATTTCGACGTCCTGATCGTCGGCGCCGGCATTTCCGGTATTGGCGCCGCCTGCCACCTGCGCGCGAACTGCCCCGACAAGAGTTTCCTGATCCTTGAAGGCCGGCCCAATCTGGGGGGGACCTGGGATCTGTTCCGCTATCCCGGCATCCGTTCGGATTCCGACATGTACACGCTTGGCTATGCGTTCAAACCATGGACCAACGCCAAGGCGATTGCCGATGGGCCAGCGATCCTCAACTATCTGCATGAAACCGTTGATGAAAATGGCCTTGCGCCGCATATTCGTTACCAGCGGCAGGCCAAGGCCGCGAGTTGGTCCACCGCCGAGGCGCGCTGGACGGTGGAGATCGCCTGCCGCGATACCGGCGCCGTCGAGCGGGTGACCTGCAACTTCCTTTTCATGTGCAGCGGATATTATAATTACGAGGCGGGCTATACGCCCGAATTCGAAGGTGTGGAGGCGTTTCGCGGGCGGATCGTCCATCCCCAGAAATGGACCGACGATATCGATTATTCGGGCAAGCGCGTCGTCGTGATCGGCAGCGGCGCGACGGCGGTGACGCTGGTACCCGAAATGGCCAAACAGGCCGGGCATGTCACGATGCTGCAGCGATCGCCCACCTATGTCGTTTCGCGCCCGGCCGAGGACAAGATCGCAAACAGCCTGAGGCGGCACCTTCCGGCGAAGCTGGCATATGGCATAACCCGCTGGAAGAATGTGCTGCTGGGCATGGCGCTTTACAAATTGGCGCGGTCGCGGCCCGAAAAGGTGAAGGGCAAGATCGTCGAGGCCGCGCGCGGTGCGCTTGGGCCCGATTACGATGTCGAGACGCATTTCACGCCGCGCTACAACCCGTGGGACCAGCGTGTCTGCCTGGTTCCCGATGGCGATCTGTTTCACGCCATTCGCGACGGTCAGGCATCGGTGGTGACCGATCGGATCGCGCGTTTTACCGAAAATGGTATCCTGCTGGAATCGGGAAAAGAATTGCCCGCTGACCTTGTCGTGACCGCGACGGGGCTGAGCCTTCAGTTGATGAGCGATATCGCGCTGAGCGTCGACGGCAAGCCGGTCGATGCGTCGAAGGCATTGAACTACAAAGGAATGATGTTCAGCGGTATTCCCAATCTGGCATCGACTTTTGGCTATACCAATGCGTCCTGGACGTTGAAGGCGGATCTGACCGCGCTTTATGTCTGCCGCTTGCTCCAGCACATGGATCGCAGCGGCTGGCGGCAATGCACGCCGATGCTTGATGATCCGAGCGTGACCGAGGAGCCGTTCCTCGATTTCACCTCGGGCTATGTCCAGCGCGCGCTCGAGAAATTCCCGCGGCAGGGATCGAAAAAGCCGTGGAAGCTGTACCAGAATTATGTGCTCGATGTGTTCGCGCTCAAATGGGGCAAGGTGGATGACGGCACGATGGTGTTTTCCAACCGCGACGCCGATGTAAGAAAGGGGGCTGTTCGCACCCTGAGCACCGGCGAGCCGGTGAACCTTGTCGCACAGTAA
- a CDS encoding VOC family protein, whose protein sequence is MPVLGIGGLFFRARDPKALAAWYREHLGVGGGCVAEGSDGEANEWIWQTLGGPVVFSPFPHNSDYFAADKPFMVNFRVSGLDAMLTALNAAGIEAITKPEWDDPVVGRFARIHDPEGNAIELWEQAGQS, encoded by the coding sequence ATGCCGGTCTTGGGAATAGGTGGCCTGTTCTTCCGCGCCCGCGATCCAAAGGCGCTGGCGGCCTGGTACCGCGAACATCTGGGCGTCGGTGGCGGTTGCGTTGCTGAGGGTTCGGATGGCGAAGCCAATGAATGGATCTGGCAGACGCTGGGCGGCCCGGTGGTCTTCTCCCCCTTCCCGCACAACTCCGATTATTTCGCCGCGGACAAGCCGTTCATGGTCAATTTTCGTGTGTCGGGGCTTGATGCGATGCTGACGGCGCTGAACGCGGCGGGGATCGAAGCGATCACCAAACCCGAATGGGACGATCCCGTCGTCGGCCGCTTTGCGCGGATCCACGATCCGGAGGGTAATGCGATCGAGCTATGGGAACAGGCCGGGCAGTCCTGA
- a CDS encoding GGDEF domain-containing protein — MPILQAMQFDPATLLTAAAGALLMFALVSIVARMRDRRLIDHLLWSGTFLLAALGFVLLLVAPAESRAIGRVCSNILFLLAYGMGHAAARRMAGRAPQPGVAVAGGVIWAVLSWGIDIDPALRMPIASAIIALYAFGIAAEFRRGADPDEPARRVAMWLCLAHGGFYIGRALFGPHFGLGIRWNENALSLWGAIMAFEAILFAGALAMLVFAMARERAGLAARRLAATDALTGIANRRDFNSVAPAILADEKAAPVVLLLLDVDGFKAVNDRHGHEAGDQLLIGLVAIIAAELDEPDYFWRLGGDEFAILLRASDRASARALAERVRQRVATHGCWGDRSGIRVSVTLGIAVHEPGMTLDKLVRHADLALYRGKAQGRNRTFEHDPHLASRAA; from the coding sequence GTGCCGATATTGCAGGCAATGCAGTTCGATCCTGCCACCTTGCTGACGGCGGCTGCGGGCGCGCTGCTGATGTTTGCGCTGGTGAGCATTGTCGCGCGGATGCGCGATCGCCGGCTGATCGACCATCTCTTGTGGAGCGGGACGTTCCTGCTGGCCGCGCTCGGCTTTGTGCTGTTGCTGGTGGCGCCGGCGGAATCGCGGGCGATTGGGCGGGTCTGTTCCAACATCCTTTTTCTGCTGGCTTATGGCATGGGGCATGCCGCCGCGCGGCGTATGGCGGGACGGGCACCGCAGCCCGGCGTTGCGGTTGCGGGTGGCGTGATCTGGGCCGTGCTGAGCTGGGGCATTGATATCGATCCGGCGCTGCGCATGCCGATCGCATCCGCGATCATCGCGCTTTACGCATTCGGGATCGCGGCGGAATTCCGTCGGGGAGCGGACCCCGATGAGCCTGCGCGTCGCGTCGCGATGTGGCTGTGCCTGGCGCATGGCGGCTTTTATATCGGCCGCGCGCTTTTCGGCCCGCATTTCGGGCTGGGCATAAGGTGGAACGAGAATGCGCTGAGCCTGTGGGGCGCGATCATGGCGTTCGAGGCGATCCTGTTCGCAGGCGCGCTCGCGATGCTCGTCTTTGCGATGGCGCGCGAGCGCGCGGGGCTTGCCGCACGGCGGCTGGCGGCGACCGACGCGCTGACCGGCATTGCCAACCGGCGCGATTTCAACAGCGTCGCCCCCGCGATATTGGCGGATGAGAAGGCTGCGCCCGTAGTGTTGCTGTTGCTCGATGTGGACGGGTTCAAGGCGGTGAACGACCGGCACGGCCATGAGGCGGGAGACCAGTTGCTGATCGGGCTGGTTGCCATCATCGCGGCGGAACTAGACGAGCCTGACTATTTCTGGCGGCTGGGCGGCGATGAATTCGCGATCCTGCTGCGCGCAAGCGACCGTGCCAGCGCGCGCGCGCTGGCGGAGCGGGTGCGGCAACGGGTTGCGACGCATGGCTGCTGGGGTGACAGGAGCGGAATTCGCGTATCGGTGACGCTTGGGATCGCCGTGCACGAGCCGGGTATGACGCTAGACAAGCTCGTCCGCCATGCCGATCTCGCGCTTTACCGCGGCAAGGCCCAAGGGCGCAACCGCACCTTTGAGCATGATCCGCACCTCGCCTCACGCGCGGCCTGA
- a CDS encoding N-acyl-D-amino-acid deacylase family protein: protein MPSILIRNGTVVDGTGAPAYKADVRVVDGLIAEIGANLDVNGNRVIEADGCQVTPGFIESHTHYDGTMWWQPDLEPLPSYGATTVILGNCGFSPAPISNDQAAQLEMIKIFSFFEDIPEQLFIKNMPWDWRKWSEYKQSMQKHVRVPANYAAFVGHIAIRLAVMGLDAWERVATPDEIAKMAELLDDALAAGALGLSDNLLDYDGEGRPIPTLVADDAEFEALFEVIERYPGTTYQVIVDIFMRKTGPESIDRLARLTKGRKIRMQVAGAIPTLEFQKDVLPVMQAQVDRLQAEGYDIWPGYSHVSPTQTISIDRSLIFAQSNDYVWHEVVLAKDPAEKTRLLNDADWRARARVSWDNEVWKHSPFANPQSLHLRNSENGYGPINLTLEAYAASRGLHASDAMAEWILNNGLGSTVHMAPFAKDEDVTVALLNHPQTVGNISDAGAHLQMFCGAGENILLLTKYVAEGRISLEQAIHVMTGKLANFFGLADRGVIAVGKRADITVFHLDEIDRREEYKRFDVPMGDYKVSWRYTRDAAPMRMTMVNGVPTFIDGRFTGAMAGEFLSPAAEDEAMRIAAE, encoded by the coding sequence ATGCCGTCCATTCTTATTCGCAACGGAACCGTGGTCGATGGCACCGGCGCGCCGGCCTATAAGGCCGATGTCCGCGTGGTTGACGGCCTGATCGCCGAAATCGGCGCCAATCTCGATGTAAATGGCAACCGCGTGATCGAGGCCGATGGGTGCCAGGTCACCCCCGGCTTCATCGAAAGCCACACCCATTATGACGGCACCATGTGGTGGCAACCCGACCTTGAGCCATTGCCGAGCTATGGCGCGACGACCGTGATCCTGGGCAATTGCGGCTTTAGCCCGGCGCCGATCTCCAACGACCAGGCCGCCCAGCTGGAAATGATCAAGATCTTCTCGTTCTTCGAGGATATCCCCGAGCAGCTGTTCATCAAGAACATGCCCTGGGACTGGCGCAAATGGTCTGAATATAAGCAGTCGATGCAGAAGCATGTCCGCGTTCCGGCCAATTACGCGGCCTTTGTCGGTCATATCGCAATCCGCCTGGCGGTGATGGGGCTCGATGCCTGGGAACGCGTGGCCACGCCCGACGAAATTGCCAAGATGGCCGAGCTGCTCGATGACGCGCTGGCCGCCGGTGCGCTGGGGCTGTCGGACAATCTGCTCGATTATGACGGCGAAGGCCGACCGATCCCGACGCTGGTGGCCGACGACGCCGAGTTCGAGGCGCTGTTCGAGGTGATCGAGCGCTATCCCGGCACCACCTACCAGGTGATCGTCGACATCTTCATGCGCAAGACCGGCCCGGAATCGATCGACCGCCTGGCCCGCCTGACCAAGGGCCGCAAGATCCGCATGCAGGTGGCCGGCGCGATCCCGACGCTCGAATTCCAGAAGGATGTGCTGCCCGTCATGCAGGCGCAGGTCGATCGCCTGCAGGCCGAAGGCTATGACATCTGGCCCGGTTACTCGCACGTGTCGCCCACGCAGACGATCTCGATCGACCGTTCGCTGATCTTTGCCCAGTCGAACGACTATGTCTGGCATGAAGTGGTGCTGGCCAAGGATCCGGCCGAAAAGACCCGTTTGCTGAACGATGCCGACTGGCGCGCGCGGGCCCGGGTAAGCTGGGACAATGAAGTGTGGAAGCATTCGCCCTTCGCGAATCCGCAGTCGCTGCACCTGCGCAACTCGGAAAACGGCTATGGCCCGATCAACCTGACGCTTGAGGCATATGCCGCGAGCCGTGGGCTGCATGCATCGGACGCGATGGCCGAATGGATCCTCAACAACGGGCTCGGATCGACCGTGCACATGGCGCCGTTCGCCAAGGACGAGGATGTGACCGTTGCGTTGCTCAACCATCCGCAGACGGTGGGCAATATCTCCGACGCGGGCGCGCATCTCCAGATGTTCTGTGGTGCGGGCGAGAATATCCTGCTGCTGACGAAATATGTGGCCGAGGGCCGCATTTCGCTGGAGCAGGCGATCCATGTGATGACGGGCAAGCTCGCCAATTTCTTCGGCCTTGCCGATCGCGGCGTGATCGCGGTGGGCAAGCGCGCCGACATCACCGTCTTCCACCTCGATGAAATCGACCGCCGCGAGGAATATAAGCGGTTCGATGTGCCGATGGGCGATTACAAGGTCAGCTGGCGCTACACCCGCGACGCCGCGCCCATGCGGATGACGATGGTGAACGGTGTGCCTACCTTTATCGATGGCCGCTTCACCGGCGCGATGGCAGGCGAGTTCCTTTCCCCGGCCGCCGAAGACGAAGCGATGCGGATCGCCGCCGAATAA
- a CDS encoding SDR family oxidoreductase, whose translation MTEKSAKLAGKVALVTGASHGIGEASALELVRDGAAVVLMGRTADALARAKAGLEAAVPGARVEMVTGDALSVPDFERAVDVARGITGTIDIVVSTIGGGGFKPLLMQDVDGLRNELDLNITSAFIAMRYSAPHMPRGGSIVCISSTAGVTAFPWLSAYCAGKAGLEGLIRTAADELSYAGIRVNAVRPGMTKSNATAGMFDAKDVIDGFIEQIPLQRTGVPSDIGQAVRFLAGPESGWMTGQSFAVDGGHELRRNPDLSPMVAHVFGEDAFKQVLAGQSPDAQ comes from the coding sequence ATGACGGAAAAATCCGCAAAGCTTGCAGGCAAGGTCGCGCTCGTCACGGGCGCCAGCCATGGTATCGGTGAGGCGTCGGCCCTGGAACTGGTGCGCGACGGCGCTGCCGTTGTGCTGATGGGGCGAACGGCGGATGCGCTGGCCAGGGCGAAGGCCGGGCTGGAAGCCGCCGTTCCCGGTGCTCGGGTGGAAATGGTGACGGGCGATGCGCTGAGCGTGCCCGATTTCGAACGGGCGGTGGACGTTGCGCGCGGCATCACGGGGACGATCGATATCGTCGTCAGCACCATTGGCGGCGGTGGTTTCAAGCCGCTGTTGATGCAGGACGTGGATGGCCTGCGAAACGAACTGGACCTCAACATCACCTCGGCATTCATCGCGATGCGCTACAGCGCGCCGCACATGCCGCGCGGCGGGAGCATCGTGTGCATTTCGTCGACCGCCGGGGTTACCGCATTCCCGTGGCTTTCGGCCTATTGCGCGGGCAAGGCCGGGCTTGAGGGGCTGATCCGCACCGCTGCGGACGAGCTTTCCTATGCGGGCATCCGCGTGAATGCCGTGCGGCCGGGCATGACCAAGAGCAACGCGACGGCGGGCATGTTCGACGCCAAGGACGTGATTGACGGCTTTATCGAGCAGATCCCGCTTCAGCGCACGGGCGTACCGTCTGACATCGGGCAGGCGGTGCGTTTCCTGGCAGGCCCGGAATCGGGCTGGATGACCGGGCAGAGCTTTGCCGTCGATGGCGGGCATGAACTGCGCCGCAATCCCGACCTGAGCCCCATGGTCGCGCATGTGTTCGGCGAAGACGCTTTCAAACAGGTTCTGGCGGGTCAGTCGCCCGACGCGCAATAA